One Tachypleus tridentatus isolate NWPU-2018 chromosome 3, ASM421037v1, whole genome shotgun sequence DNA window includes the following coding sequences:
- the eIF1 gene encoding eukaryotic translation initiation factor eIF1, whose translation MSASIQNLKTFDPFADAIRADEQSGVQDGLIHIRIQQRSGRKTLTTVQGISDDYDKKKIVKACKKEFACNGTVVEHPEYGEVIQLQGDQRNNICQFLTKVGIAKPDQLKVHGF comes from the exons accCCTTTGCTGATGCCATCAGGGCTGATGAGCAGAGTGGTGTTCAGGACGGATTAATTCACATCCGAATCCAGCAACGAAGTGGCCGAAAAACTTTAACTACTGTTCAGGGTATTTCAGACGACTACGACAAGAAGAAGATTGTAAAAGCTTGCAAAAAG gaATTTGCCTGTAATGGTACAGTTGTGGAGCACCCTGAGTATGGTGAAGTGATTCAGCTTCAAGGAGATCAACGAAACAACATCTGTCAGTTTTTGACCAAAGTTGGGATTGCCAAACCTGATCAGTTGAAAGTTCATGGTTTTTAA